In one Sphingomonas hankookensis genomic region, the following are encoded:
- a CDS encoding prolyl hydroxylase family protein, translating into MQTHATPARPSLGSGYPSEPVVEHIMAQPGVQRVPSAKLSLFIRRALIPANLCAALIERIDAKRRPSTIADANGDPTFRTSETCDLDSTDPVVAAAEALIFDFCALDPAHGEPLQGQRYAVGQEFKAHTDYFDPHGGDFAKYCSVAGNRTWTVMLYLNEPGAGGATRFKAIDKIVQPETGKLLAWNNLRADGTPNPATLHHGMKVREGTKYVLTKWFRERPWG; encoded by the coding sequence ATGCAAACGCACGCCACCCCCGCCCGCCCGTCGCTCGGTTCCGGCTATCCATCGGAACCGGTCGTCGAGCACATCATGGCCCAACCGGGCGTGCAACGCGTACCCAGCGCCAAACTGTCGCTGTTCATCCGTCGGGCGCTGATCCCCGCCAATCTGTGCGCCGCGCTGATCGAGCGGATCGATGCCAAGCGCCGGCCGTCGACCATCGCCGACGCCAATGGCGACCCGACCTTTCGGACCAGCGAAACGTGTGACCTCGATTCGACCGATCCGGTGGTCGCTGCGGCAGAGGCGTTGATCTTCGACTTCTGCGCGCTCGACCCGGCCCATGGCGAGCCGTTGCAGGGACAACGCTATGCCGTGGGGCAAGAGTTCAAGGCGCACACCGACTATTTCGATCCGCATGGCGGCGACTTCGCGAAATATTGCTCGGTCGCCGGCAACCGGACCTGGACGGTCATGCTTTACCTCAACGAACCGGGTGCCGGTGGCGCCACGCGCTTCAAGGCGATCGACAAGATCGTCCAGCCCGAGACCGGCAAGCTGCTCGCCTGGAACAATTTGCGCGCGGACGGCACGCCGAACCCCGCGACGCTCCACCACGGGATGAAGGTGCGCGAGGGCACGAAATACGTCCTGACCAAATGGTTTCGCGAACGCCCGTGGGGATAA
- a CDS encoding NADP-dependent isocitrate dehydrogenase yields the protein MAKIKVKTPVVEIDGDEMTRIIWAWIRERLILPYLDIDLEYYDLGIERRDETDDKITVDSAKAIQKYGVGVKCATITPDEARVEEFGLKKMWRSPNGTIRNILGGVVFREPIVISNVPRLIPGWTKPIVVGRHAFGDQYKATDFKVPGAGKLTMKWEGTDGQVIEEEVFDFPAAGVAMGMYNLDESIRDFARASMNYGLGRGWPVYLSTKNTILKAYDGRFKDIFEEVFATEFKDQFQAAGIEYQHRLIDDMVASALKWHGEFVWACKNYDGDVQSDQVAQGFGSLGLMTSVLMSPDGKTIEAEAAHGTVTRHYRQHQQGKATSTNPIASIFAWTGGLKYRGKFDGTPEVTKFAETLEKVCIETVEAGHMTKDLAILIGPNQPWMTTEQFFEQVRVNLESAMGAQS from the coding sequence ATGGCGAAGATCAAGGTCAAAACCCCGGTCGTGGAGATCGACGGCGACGAAATGACCCGCATCATCTGGGCATGGATTCGCGAACGGCTGATCCTCCCCTATCTCGATATCGACCTCGAATATTATGACCTGGGCATCGAGAGGCGCGACGAGACCGACGACAAGATCACGGTCGACAGCGCCAAGGCGATCCAGAAGTATGGCGTCGGCGTGAAGTGCGCCACGATCACCCCCGACGAAGCCCGCGTCGAGGAATTCGGCCTGAAGAAGATGTGGCGCTCGCCCAACGGCACGATCCGCAACATCCTGGGCGGCGTGGTCTTCCGCGAACCGATCGTCATCTCGAACGTGCCGCGCCTGATCCCGGGCTGGACCAAGCCGATCGTCGTCGGCCGCCATGCATTCGGCGACCAGTATAAGGCGACCGATTTCAAGGTGCCGGGTGCGGGCAAGCTCACCATGAAGTGGGAAGGCACCGACGGGCAGGTGATCGAGGAGGAAGTGTTCGACTTCCCCGCCGCCGGCGTCGCCATGGGCATGTACAATCTCGACGAATCGATCCGTGACTTTGCCCGCGCGTCGATGAACTACGGCCTCGGCCGTGGCTGGCCGGTGTATCTGTCGACCAAGAATACGATCCTGAAAGCGTATGACGGCCGCTTCAAGGATATCTTCGAGGAAGTATTCGCGACCGAATTCAAGGATCAGTTCCAGGCCGCCGGCATCGAATATCAGCATCGCCTAATCGACGACATGGTTGCATCGGCGCTGAAGTGGCACGGCGAGTTCGTCTGGGCCTGCAAGAACTATGACGGCGACGTGCAGTCTGACCAGGTCGCGCAGGGTTTCGGTTCGCTCGGCCTGATGACTTCGGTTCTGATGTCGCCGGACGGCAAGACGATCGAAGCCGAAGCCGCCCACGGCACCGTTACGCGACACTATCGCCAACATCAGCAGGGCAAGGCGACCTCGACCAACCCGATCGCGTCGATCTTCGCCTGGACCGGCGGCCTGAAGTATCGCGGCAAGTTCGACGGCACGCCGGAAGTCACCAAGTTCGCCGAGACGCTGGAAAAGGTCTGCATCGAAACCGTCGAAGCCGGCCACATGACCAAGGATCTCGCGATCCTGATCGGCCCGAACCAGCCGTGGATGACCACCGAACAGTTCTTCGAACAGGTTCGCGTCAACCTCGAATCGGCGATGGGCGCGCAGAGCTGA
- a CDS encoding phosphatidylserine decarboxylase, with amino-acid sequence MASLEKPAVGTTTVKWRWPSVHPEGRKYVLIAAVITAFFAFMAWETLAWPMGLVTLWVASFFRDPIRTTPQGEGLIVAPADGMVTMIQRVELPPELRGPNGLGDQPLVRVSIFMSVFDVHINRTPIAGTVRQVVYISGKFLNADLDKASDENERQHIVVEGLDGQRVGFTQIAGLVARRIVGFVKPGDFVAAGQRIGLIRFGSRVDVFLPEGIEPQVALGQRSVAGETVLGRPGLAAPVGVAQ; translated from the coding sequence ATGGCATCGCTCGAAAAGCCCGCGGTCGGCACCACGACCGTCAAGTGGCGCTGGCCCTCGGTTCATCCCGAAGGGCGCAAATACGTCCTCATCGCCGCCGTCATCACCGCCTTCTTCGCCTTCATGGCATGGGAGACGCTGGCATGGCCGATGGGGCTGGTGACCTTGTGGGTCGCCTCCTTCTTTCGCGATCCGATCCGCACGACGCCGCAGGGCGAAGGCCTGATCGTCGCGCCGGCCGATGGCATGGTCACGATGATCCAGCGGGTCGAACTGCCGCCGGAGTTGCGCGGCCCCAACGGTCTTGGCGATCAGCCGCTGGTGCGGGTGTCGATCTTCATGTCGGTGTTCGACGTGCACATCAACCGTACGCCGATCGCGGGCACGGTGCGGCAGGTCGTCTATATTTCCGGCAAGTTCCTGAACGCCGATCTCGACAAGGCAAGCGACGAGAATGAGCGCCAGCATATCGTGGTCGAGGGACTGGATGGGCAGCGGGTCGGCTTCACCCAGATTGCCGGGCTGGTCGCGCGGCGGATCGTCGGCTTCGTGAAGCCGGGGGATTTCGTCGCGGCAGGACAGCGGATCGGCCTGATCCGCTTCGGCAGCCGCGTCGACGTGTTCCTGCCCGAAGGGATCGAGCCGCAGGTTGCGCTGGGCCAGCGCAGCGTTGCCGGTGAAACGGTACTGGGACGACCGGGACTTGCCGCCCCCGTCGGTGTGGCACAGTGA
- the pyrH gene encoding UMP kinase codes for MTRPRFNRILLKLSGEVLMGSGQFGIDPAMCDRVAREIKAARGEGHEVCVVVGGGNIFRGVAGAAAGFERASADYMGMLATVMNALAMQNALEQIGVETRVQSAIPMASVCEPYIRRRAVRHMEKGRVVIFAAGTGSPFFTTDTTAALRAAEMGCEALFKGTSVDGVYDADPKKVPTAKRYDTLGFGRVLADDLKVMDASAVALCRDNNIPIVVFNIRDEGNLAAVLAGEGVSTIVQNNA; via the coding sequence ATGACCCGTCCCCGCTTCAATCGTATCCTCCTGAAACTGTCCGGCGAAGTGCTGATGGGATCGGGCCAGTTCGGCATCGACCCCGCGATGTGCGACCGCGTCGCCCGCGAGATCAAGGCCGCGCGGGGCGAAGGGCATGAGGTGTGCGTCGTGGTCGGCGGCGGTAACATCTTCCGCGGTGTCGCCGGGGCTGCGGCGGGCTTCGAGCGCGCGAGCGCCGATTATATGGGCATGCTCGCGACCGTGATGAACGCGCTCGCCATGCAGAACGCACTGGAACAGATCGGCGTCGAAACCCGCGTCCAGTCGGCGATCCCGATGGCGTCGGTGTGCGAGCCCTATATCCGCCGTCGCGCGGTGCGCCACATGGAGAAGGGGCGCGTCGTGATCTTCGCCGCCGGCACTGGCAGCCCGTTCTTCACCACCGATACCACCGCCGCGCTGCGCGCCGCCGAAATGGGTTGCGAGGCGCTGTTCAAGGGCACCAGTGTCGACGGCGTCTATGACGCGGACCCGAAGAAGGTGCCGACCGCCAAGCGCTACGACACGCTGGGCTTCGGGCGCGTGCTGGCCGACGACCTGAAGGTGATGGACGCGTCGGCGGTGGCGCTGTGCCGCGACAACAATATCCCGATCGTCGTCTTCAACATTCGCGACGAAGGCAACCTTGCCGCCGTGCTGGCGGGCGAAGGTGTGTCGACGATCGTCCAGAACAACGCTTGA
- a CDS encoding Glu/Leu/Phe/Val family dehydrogenase yields MQTDWGYPDFDDHEGIHLFSDHQTGLRCVIAVHSTALGPAAGGVRFWRYATSDAAVTDALRLSRGMSFKNAMAGLPMGGGKGVVLAPEGGAKTPELLAAFGRAVESLGGRYVTAEDVGMSEADMITISGSTKYVSGLPVAAGNAGGDPGPFTAMGVYLGVRAAARRALGSDDMRGVRVAVQGVGSVGGGLARLLAKDGAVLTLADVNEARAEALASELGATTADPATVLTLEADIVSPNALGAVLDEATIAALRCRAVAGGANNQLATAADGARLQDRGILYAPDYVINAGGIINVALEYLGQGNRAEVEARIARIPDRLVQVWDESEASGKPHSDVADAIARRLIGRG; encoded by the coding sequence GTGCAGACCGATTGGGGTTATCCCGACTTCGACGATCACGAGGGCATCCACCTCTTTTCTGATCACCAGACCGGCCTGCGCTGCGTCATCGCGGTCCATTCGACCGCGCTGGGCCCGGCGGCGGGCGGCGTGCGCTTCTGGCGCTATGCGACCAGTGACGCGGCGGTGACCGACGCGCTGCGCCTGTCGCGCGGCATGAGCTTCAAGAACGCGATGGCCGGCCTGCCGATGGGCGGCGGCAAGGGCGTGGTGCTGGCGCCTGAGGGCGGCGCCAAGACGCCCGAACTGCTGGCGGCTTTCGGTCGTGCGGTCGAATCGCTCGGCGGGCGCTACGTTACGGCCGAAGATGTCGGCATGTCGGAAGCCGACATGATCACGATCTCCGGTTCGACCAAATATGTGTCCGGCCTGCCCGTCGCGGCGGGCAATGCCGGCGGCGATCCGGGGCCCTTCACCGCGATGGGCGTGTATCTGGGCGTCCGTGCGGCGGCCAGGCGAGCGCTGGGCAGCGACGACATGCGCGGCGTTCGCGTCGCGGTGCAGGGTGTCGGCTCGGTCGGTGGCGGGCTTGCGCGCCTGCTGGCCAAGGACGGTGCCGTGCTGACGCTGGCCGACGTCAACGAAGCACGGGCCGAAGCGCTGGCGAGCGAGCTGGGCGCGACGACCGCCGATCCGGCAACGGTCCTGACGCTGGAGGCCGATATCGTCAGCCCCAATGCGCTGGGGGCGGTGCTGGATGAAGCAACTATTGCGGCGCTGCGGTGCCGCGCGGTGGCGGGCGGCGCCAACAACCAGTTGGCGACGGCTGCGGACGGTGCGCGCCTGCAGGATCGCGGGATCCTCTACGCGCCCGATTACGTCATCAACGCGGGCGGGATCATCAACGTCGCGCTGGAATATCTCGGCCAGGGCAACCGTGCCGAGGTCGAGGCCCGCATTGCGCGCATCCCCGACCGGCTGGTGCAGGTGTGGGACGAGAGCGAAGCCAGCGGCAAGCCGCATTCGGACGTCGCGGATGCCATTGCCCGCCGGCTGATCGGCCGCGGCTGA
- the tsf gene encoding translation elongation factor Ts — translation MAEVTAAAVKELRERSGAGMMDCKKALSENNGDMEAAVDWLRTKGLAAVAKKSSRTAAEGLVGVAVAGTKGVAIEVNSQTDFVAKNDQFQSFVRDVVAIALEKGDDIEALKGQAMPNGGTVEDALVANISTIGENQVLRRAKAVEVAKGAVIPYVHNAAAPGLGKIGVLVALESDAGVDVLEPLGKQIAMHIAAAFPLALDESGLDQDILERERQIATEKAAESGKPADIIAKMVEGSVKKFAKENALLSQPIVMDGKTPVADVVAKAAKDAGTTIVLKDYVRFQLGEGIEKEESDFAAEVAATAGLTK, via the coding sequence ATGGCAGAAGTTACCGCCGCCGCCGTCAAGGAACTGCGTGAGCGCTCGGGCGCAGGCATGATGGACTGCAAGAAGGCGCTGTCCGAGAATAATGGCGACATGGAAGCCGCCGTCGACTGGCTGCGTACCAAGGGCCTTGCCGCCGTCGCCAAGAAGTCGAGCCGCACCGCGGCCGAAGGTCTGGTCGGCGTTGCCGTCGCCGGCACCAAGGGCGTTGCGATCGAAGTCAACAGCCAGACCGACTTCGTCGCCAAGAACGACCAGTTCCAGAGCTTCGTTCGTGACGTCGTCGCGATCGCGCTGGAAAAGGGCGACGATATCGAGGCGCTGAAGGGCCAGGCGATGCCGAACGGCGGCACCGTCGAGGACGCGCTGGTCGCCAACATCTCGACCATCGGCGAAAACCAGGTGCTGCGTCGCGCGAAGGCCGTCGAAGTCGCCAAGGGCGCGGTGATCCCGTATGTCCACAACGCCGCCGCCCCCGGCCTGGGCAAGATCGGCGTGCTGGTCGCGCTGGAATCGGACGCCGGCGTCGACGTCCTCGAACCGCTGGGCAAGCAGATCGCGATGCACATCGCCGCTGCCTTCCCGCTGGCGCTGGACGAGAGCGGTCTGGACCAGGACATCCTGGAGCGTGAGCGCCAGATCGCGACCGAAAAGGCCGCCGAATCGGGTAAGCCGGCCGACATCATCGCCAAGATGGTCGAAGGTTCGGTGAAGAAGTTCGCCAAGGAAAACGCGCTGCTGAGCCAGCCGATCGTGATGGACGGCAAGACGCCGGTCGCGGACGTCGTCGCCAAGGCGGCCAAGGACGCGGGCACGACCATCGTGCTGAAGGACTATGTCCGCTTCCAGCTCGGCGAAGGCATCGAGAAGGAAGAGAGCGACTTCGCCGCCGAAGTCGCCGCCACGGCCGGCCTGACCAAGTAA
- a CDS encoding CDP-alcohol phosphatidyltransferase family protein: protein MRRQLPVRGIPLRAFAPNAITALALCSGLTGIRFAIGGEWERAVLMVLLAGVLDGLDGRVARLVRGESKFGAELDSLSDAISFGVSPALILYLWSLLTEPRIGWIVSLVYAVFTALRLARFNARIDVADQPHKSAGFLTGIPAPAGAGLAMLPLYIWIWSGEDLFRSPWLVAPWVAFVAFLMVSSLATYSWSSLKLRPNIRFEAIVGVVIVAAALVSAAWETLTAVCVAYLVTLPFSIRSYARVRRLREAAAQRP, encoded by the coding sequence ATGCGTCGCCAGCTTCCCGTGCGCGGTATTCCGCTGCGTGCCTTCGCGCCCAATGCCATCACCGCGCTGGCGCTGTGTTCCGGCCTGACCGGCATCCGTTTCGCCATTGGCGGCGAGTGGGAGCGCGCCGTGCTGATGGTGCTGCTCGCCGGGGTGCTCGACGGGCTGGACGGCAGGGTCGCGCGACTGGTGCGCGGCGAGAGCAAGTTCGGCGCGGAGCTCGATTCGCTGTCCGACGCGATCTCGTTCGGTGTGTCGCCGGCGCTGATCCTGTACCTCTGGTCGCTGCTGACCGAGCCGCGGATCGGATGGATCGTATCTTTGGTCTATGCGGTATTCACCGCGCTCCGCCTCGCCCGATTCAACGCGCGGATCGACGTGGCCGATCAGCCGCACAAGTCCGCCGGATTCCTGACCGGCATTCCTGCCCCGGCGGGTGCCGGGCTGGCCATGCTGCCGCTATACATCTGGATCTGGTCAGGCGAGGACCTGTTCCGGTCGCCGTGGCTGGTCGCCCCCTGGGTGGCGTTCGTCGCCTTCCTGATGGTGTCGAGCCTCGCCACCTATAGCTGGTCGTCGCTCAAGCTGCGTCCGAACATCCGGTTCGAAGCGATTGTCGGCGTGGTGATCGTTGCGGCTGCGTTGGTGTCCGCCGCGTGGGAAACGCTCACGGCAGTATGCGTCGCCTATCTGGTGACGCTGCCGTTCAGCATTCGCAGCTATGCGCGGGTCAGGCGGCTACGCGAAGCGGCTGCGCAGCGGCCGTAG
- the rpsB gene encoding 30S ribosomal protein S2 yields MAAPVVTMQALLESGAHFGHQTHRWNPKMKPYIFGDRNGVHILDLSQTVPLFARALEFVSSTVASGGKVLFVGTKRQAQEPIAEAARKSGQHFVNHRWLGGMLTNWKTISNSIKRLKALEEQLSGDTHGLTKKEVLNLTREKDKLELSLGGIRDLGGIPDIMFVIDANKEELAIKEANTLGIPVVAILDSNVSPDGIAFPVPANDDASRAIRLYCEAVAIAATRGGQQAMAHSGRDLGAMDEPPAEEVLTAEPEAAVEA; encoded by the coding sequence ATGGCGGCACCCGTCGTCACCATGCAGGCGCTGCTCGAATCGGGCGCGCACTTCGGCCACCAGACCCACCGCTGGAACCCGAAGATGAAGCCGTACATCTTTGGCGATCGTAACGGCGTCCACATCCTCGACCTGTCGCAGACCGTGCCGCTGTTCGCACGCGCGCTCGAATTCGTGTCGTCGACCGTCGCGTCGGGCGGCAAGGTCCTGTTCGTCGGCACCAAGCGCCAGGCGCAGGAGCCGATCGCCGAAGCAGCGCGCAAGTCGGGCCAGCATTTCGTCAACCATCGCTGGCTGGGCGGCATGCTCACCAACTGGAAGACGATCAGCAACTCGATCAAGCGTCTCAAGGCGCTCGAAGAGCAGCTGTCGGGTGACACGCACGGCCTGACCAAGAAGGAAGTGCTGAACCTGACCCGCGAGAAGGACAAGCTGGAGCTGTCGCTCGGCGGTATCCGCGATCTGGGCGGCATTCCCGACATCATGTTCGTGATCGACGCGAACAAGGAAGAGCTGGCGATCAAGGAAGCCAACACGCTAGGTATCCCGGTCGTCGCGATCCTCGATTCGAACGTGTCGCCGGACGGCATCGCCTTCCCGGTGCCCGCGAACGATGACGCGAGCCGTGCGATCCGCCTGTACTGCGAAGCCGTGGCGATCGCCGCGACCCGTGGCGGGCAGCAGGCGATGGCCCATTCGGGCCGCGACCTGGGCGCGATGGACGAGCCGCCGGCAGAGGAAGTGCTGACCGCCGAGCCGGAAGCCGCTGTCGAAGCGTAA
- a CDS encoding cation:proton antiporter domain-containing protein, whose amino-acid sequence MPLPIDSTPFSDSLVILGAAGLVIPAFARFRVNPVIGFILVGVLVGPFGLGALVDRAPWLFHITITDRHSIEPFAEFGIVLLLFSIGLELSFKRLWAMRRQVFGLGAAELFGSALLIGIALMVLGQATAGAIGLGLALALSSTALVLPMAGTTGPVGRTAFSMLLFEDLALVPIIFALGALAPTATDDGWVGLANTAMWGGLSVVGLYAAGRLFLPRLFAQAARTKSPELFLSASLLVVIVASLVTTAAGLSPIVGALLAGLLIAETEYHSEVEVITAPFKGLALGVFLITVGMSLDLATIADNWPELLGAIAGVVVLKAVVTSGLLWFNGVRPGTATETGLLMSSPSETTLIVLAAATQAQLIQSSTAAFWQTVTAIGLTITPLLATLGKRVSRRIEHRTGTPEEAPVETAAARVVIIGFGRVGRLVAEMLKTHGKSYIAVDSDIDNVAAARAEGHPILFGDVSRSELVDRLDLGRASALVLTMDDPVLTVRLTRRVRGWVPNLTILARARDATHAAELYAAGVSDAVPETLESSLQLSEAVLVDLGVAMGPVIASIHEKRDELRQTIREQADLEREPRIRRLRRIDDPV is encoded by the coding sequence ATGCCATTGCCGATTGATTCGACGCCGTTCAGCGATTCGCTGGTCATTCTGGGGGCCGCCGGCCTCGTCATTCCCGCGTTTGCCCGCTTTCGGGTCAACCCGGTCATCGGGTTCATTCTGGTCGGCGTGCTCGTCGGCCCCTTCGGCCTCGGCGCGCTGGTCGACCGTGCGCCCTGGCTGTTCCACATCACCATCACCGACCGACATTCGATCGAACCCTTCGCCGAATTCGGCATCGTCCTCCTGTTGTTTTCGATCGGCCTCGAACTGTCGTTCAAGCGCCTCTGGGCGATGCGCCGGCAGGTGTTCGGACTGGGCGCCGCCGAACTGTTCGGATCGGCGCTGCTGATTGGCATCGCGCTGATGGTACTGGGTCAGGCAACCGCGGGTGCGATCGGGCTCGGCCTCGCCCTCGCACTTTCATCGACCGCGTTGGTGCTGCCGATGGCAGGCACGACCGGACCGGTCGGCCGCACCGCCTTCTCCATGCTGCTGTTCGAGGATCTGGCGCTCGTCCCGATCATCTTTGCGCTCGGCGCGCTCGCTCCGACCGCGACCGATGACGGCTGGGTCGGCCTTGCCAATACCGCGATGTGGGGCGGCTTGAGCGTCGTCGGCCTCTATGCCGCCGGCCGCCTGTTCCTGCCACGCCTGTTCGCGCAGGCAGCCCGGACCAAGAGCCCCGAGCTGTTCCTGTCCGCCAGCCTGCTCGTCGTCATCGTCGCCAGCCTCGTCACGACCGCAGCCGGCCTGTCGCCGATCGTCGGAGCGCTGCTCGCCGGCCTGCTGATCGCCGAAACCGAATATCATAGCGAGGTCGAGGTCATCACCGCGCCATTCAAGGGACTGGCGCTGGGCGTGTTCCTGATCACCGTCGGCATGAGCCTCGACCTCGCGACTATCGCCGACAACTGGCCCGAACTGCTTGGCGCCATCGCCGGCGTGGTCGTGCTGAAGGCGGTCGTTACCAGCGGGCTGCTGTGGTTCAACGGCGTGCGCCCTGGCACCGCAACCGAAACCGGCCTGCTGATGTCGAGCCCGTCGGAAACGACGCTGATCGTGCTGGCCGCCGCGACGCAGGCGCAGCTGATCCAGTCGTCGACTGCCGCCTTCTGGCAGACGGTCACTGCCATCGGTCTGACCATCACGCCGCTGCTGGCGACGCTGGGCAAGCGGGTGTCACGCCGGATCGAGCATCGCACGGGTACGCCGGAGGAAGCCCCGGTCGAAACCGCCGCCGCACGCGTCGTGATCATCGGGTTCGGGCGTGTGGGTCGGCTGGTCGCCGAAATGCTCAAGACCCACGGCAAGAGCTATATCGCGGTCGATTCAGACATCGACAACGTCGCGGCGGCACGCGCGGAAGGGCATCCGATCCTGTTCGGCGACGTATCGCGTTCCGAACTGGTCGATCGCCTGGACCTCGGCCGTGCGTCTGCCCTGGTGCTGACGATGGACGATCCCGTGCTGACCGTGCGGTTGACGCGCCGGGTTCGCGGCTGGGTGCCGAACCTGACGATCCTCGCCCGCGCTCGGGACGCGACCCATGCCGCCGAACTCTATGCAGCCGGGGTCAGCGACGCGGTGCCCGAAACGCTCGAAAGCTCGCTGCAATTGTCTGAAGCGGTGCTGGTCGATCTCGGCGTCGCGATGGGACCGGTGATCGCCTCGATCCACGAAAAGCGTGACGAATTGCGCCAGACGATCCGCGAGCAGGCCGATCTGGAACGCGAACCCCGTATCCGCCGCCTGCGCCGGATCGACGATCCTGTGTGA
- the frr gene encoding ribosome recycling factor, producing MAAYNKADLERRMAGAVESLKGDLSGLRTGRAAVSLLDPVMVEVYGAHMPLNQVATVSAPEPRMLSVQVWDKSNVGPADKAIRSAGLGLNPIVDGQTLRLPIPDLTEERRKELAKLAGKYAESARIAVRNVRRDGMESLKTDEKKGVYSEDERKRHETEVQKLTDATIAEIDAAADAKEKEILGK from the coding sequence ATGGCCGCATATAACAAGGCCGATCTGGAGCGCCGGATGGCCGGTGCCGTGGAATCGCTGAAGGGCGACCTGAGCGGTCTGCGCACCGGGCGGGCGGCGGTATCGCTGCTCGATCCGGTGATGGTCGAGGTGTACGGCGCGCACATGCCGCTGAACCAGGTCGCGACCGTGTCGGCGCCCGAGCCGCGCATGCTGTCGGTCCAGGTGTGGGACAAGTCGAATGTCGGCCCGGCCGACAAGGCGATCCGTTCGGCCGGTCTCGGCCTCAACCCGATCGTCGACGGCCAGACGCTGCGCCTGCCGATCCCCGACCTGACCGAGGAGCGTCGCAAGGAACTGGCGAAGCTGGCCGGCAAATATGCGGAATCGGCGCGTATCGCCGTGCGCAACGTCCGTCGCGACGGCATGGAAAGCCTGAAGACCGACGAGAAGAAGGGCGTCTATTCGGAAGACGAGCGCAAGCGCCACGAGACCGAGGTCCAGAAGCTGACCGACGCCACGATCGCCGAGATCGATGCGGCGGCCGATGCCAAGGAAAAGGAAATCCTCGGCAAGTGA